One genomic window of Roseobacter ponti includes the following:
- the dnaG gene encoding DNA primase: protein MSLPPGFLDELRTRSSLSQVVGRKVTWDARKSNQGKGDMWAPCPFHQEKSASFHVDDRKGFYYCFGCHAKGDAISFVRETENVGFMEAVEILAREAGMPMPERDPQAQQKADRRTQLADVMEQAVRYFRLQLNTGAAAEARDYLERRGLRADALERWEIGFAPDQWQGLWDHLKEKNVEDDLILGAGLAKPSSKGGKPYDTFRGRIIFPIRDARGRAIAFGGRAMDPNDNAKYLNSPETDLFDKGRSLFNHGPARTAAGKGQHLIVAEGYMDVIALASAGFEAAVAPLGTAITESQLQMLWRISPEPVIALDGDQAGLRAAMRLIDLALPLVEAGQSLRFALMPDGQDPDDLLRAQGAPALQKILDAAMPMVRLLWQRETEGRVFDSPERKAALDKALREKIMLIRDPSIRSHYGQEIKDLRWQLFRPQRSAQKPRTGAQGRWNAPEKGAISSSRASFLVSAQGPRATERLREAVILATLATCPAVIEDFEGGIEQMRCGDPDHAALRGVLLSGLGLNAAQMRDKIDDVLGPEALENLLSQRHVSVVPCIRSPGDEEKARMTVAEELAKLQSARGLDAEIIEAAEDMSGEADEGLTWRLSEAARAAERAQRSVQEDRAEYETGENGVRISREERSTFNALLQAIRQHKPHD from the coding sequence ATGAGCCTGCCCCCCGGATTCCTTGACGAACTGCGCACAAGGTCGAGCCTGTCACAGGTTGTCGGTCGCAAAGTCACGTGGGATGCGCGCAAATCCAACCAGGGCAAAGGCGACATGTGGGCGCCGTGCCCGTTTCATCAGGAAAAATCAGCCTCCTTTCACGTCGATGACCGCAAAGGGTTCTACTACTGCTTTGGCTGTCACGCCAAAGGTGACGCGATTTCCTTTGTGCGCGAAACCGAAAATGTGGGTTTTATGGAAGCGGTTGAGATCCTCGCGCGGGAGGCCGGTATGCCGATGCCCGAGCGCGACCCTCAGGCGCAGCAAAAGGCCGACCGCCGCACGCAGCTTGCAGATGTCATGGAGCAGGCGGTGCGGTATTTCCGACTGCAGCTGAACACGGGTGCAGCGGCGGAGGCGCGCGACTATCTGGAGCGTCGCGGGCTGCGGGCAGATGCGCTCGAACGCTGGGAGATCGGCTTTGCGCCGGATCAGTGGCAGGGGTTGTGGGATCATCTGAAAGAAAAGAACGTTGAGGATGATCTGATCCTGGGTGCGGGGCTGGCCAAACCCTCGTCCAAAGGCGGGAAGCCCTATGACACCTTTCGCGGGCGGATTATTTTCCCGATCCGGGACGCGCGGGGCAGGGCGATTGCTTTTGGCGGCCGGGCGATGGATCCGAATGATAACGCCAAATACCTCAATTCGCCGGAAACTGATCTTTTCGACAAGGGGCGCAGCCTTTTTAACCATGGTCCCGCGCGGACGGCTGCGGGCAAGGGCCAGCACCTTATTGTGGCTGAAGGATACATGGACGTGATCGCGCTGGCCTCCGCAGGGTTTGAAGCCGCGGTGGCGCCTCTCGGAACTGCCATTACTGAAAGCCAGTTACAGATGCTCTGGCGGATTTCGCCTGAGCCGGTGATCGCGCTTGACGGCGATCAGGCCGGTCTGCGTGCTGCGATGCGACTGATTGATCTGGCACTGCCACTGGTCGAGGCCGGACAGTCGCTGCGTTTTGCCCTGATGCCCGACGGTCAGGATCCGGACGATCTGCTGCGCGCGCAGGGGGCACCGGCGCTGCAGAAAATCCTCGATGCCGCGATGCCTATGGTGCGTCTGCTCTGGCAGCGTGAAACGGAAGGCAGGGTATTCGACAGTCCCGAGCGCAAAGCGGCACTTGATAAGGCGTTGCGCGAAAAGATCATGCTGATCAGGGACCCGTCGATCCGCAGCCATTATGGTCAGGAAATCAAAGACCTGCGCTGGCAGCTTTTCCGACCGCAACGGTCTGCGCAAAAGCCGCGCACCGGCGCGCAGGGCCGCTGGAACGCGCCTGAAAAAGGGGCGATATCTTCTTCGCGCGCGTCTTTTCTGGTGTCCGCTCAGGGCCCGCGTGCCACCGAACGGCTGCGCGAAGCGGTGATCCTGGCGACGCTCGCGACCTGCCCGGCGGTGATTGAGGATTTCGAAGGTGGGATCGAGCAGATGCGCTGTGGTGATCCGGATCACGCGGCCCTGCGCGGGGTGCTGTTGTCAGGGCTCGGGCTTAACGCCGCACAGATGCGCGACAAAATAGACGACGTGCTGGGCCCTGAGGCCCTTGAAAACCTGCTGTCGCAGCGCCACGTATCGGTCGTGCCCTGTATCCGGTCACCCGGCGACGAGGAAAAAGCGCGGATGACGGTGGCAGAGGAACTGGCAAAACTGCAAAGCGCCCGCGGACTGGATGCGGAAATCATCGAGGCCGCCGAAGATATGAGCGGCGAAGCGGACGAGGGCCTGACCTGGAGATTGTCAGAGGCGGCCCGGGCTGCGGAACGCGCACAGCGCAGCGTGCAGGAAGACAGAGCGGAATATGAGACCGGCGAAAACGGCGTGCGAATCAGTCGGGAAGAACGGAGCACTTTCAACGCCCTGTTGCAGGCAATACGGCAACACAAACCGCATGATTAA
- a CDS encoding sarcosine oxidase subunit gamma — protein sequence MADPVAKSACAGLLPVTVGALSLEETDIGVLTTVAPYLGRGADLSAAMEKAHGVTLPGPGRTTGEGDARAIWFGRDMALLVGPAPDAALAKYAALTDQSDAWAVVTLSGEGSDDALARLVPLDLRAAQFEAGHTARSQIMHMNASITRTGPDSFLILVFRAMAQTLVHELKTAMEGVAARR from the coding sequence GTGGCTGATCCTGTTGCGAAATCTGCCTGCGCAGGGCTCCTGCCTGTGACCGTCGGCGCGTTGTCTCTGGAAGAGACTGACATCGGCGTTCTGACCACGGTCGCGCCTTATCTCGGGCGCGGGGCCGATCTTTCGGCCGCGATGGAAAAGGCACACGGGGTGACGCTGCCCGGGCCCGGCCGGACAACCGGTGAAGGCGACGCGCGGGCCATCTGGTTCGGGCGGGACATGGCGCTGCTGGTGGGCCCCGCGCCGGATGCGGCACTGGCAAAATACGCGGCTCTGACGGATCAGTCCGACGCCTGGGCTGTCGTCACGCTGAGCGGAGAAGGGTCGGATGACGCCCTGGCAAGGCTTGTTCCGCTCGATCTGCGCGCGGCACAGTTTGAAGCCGGGCACACGGCCCGCAGCCAGATCATGCATATGAATGCGTCCATCACCCGCACTGGCCCGGACAGTTTTCTCATCCTGGTGTTCCGGGCCATGGCGCAGACCCTCGTGCACGAGCTGAAAACAGCTATGGAAGGTGTCGCTGCACGTCGCTAA